In Lolium rigidum isolate FL_2022 chromosome 7, APGP_CSIRO_Lrig_0.1, whole genome shotgun sequence, the DNA window GTATCTTTTTGTGATATTATAATATCTTAAATAGTAAATTAATCTGAAAGACAATAAAACATTCAAAATGGGTAAAATCATGGCAGTAAGACTTTGCTACTAGATTGTACCTACGAGGTTGCATACACTAAAATGGTAGTACCACAGAAATGCAGTGTTTCGCTGTTAATATTTCGCAGTAAACGACACAGTGGAAAACATAATAGGCATACCACACCATGCTGgtgagctatcaagtccaaccggGAACTCTCATCGCTTGTGCCAAGCCATGTCTTTGCCCTTTTGTTCCTCTCATCTTCGTGGATCCTGTTCTTTAGGATATCTATCTGTTCCTTGCATGCTTTAACAAAAACACCAACCTGATATATTTCCAGTAATTAGATAGATAAGAAATGGAGAAAATATCTTGAGCAACAGCCTAAAATTTACAAGAATACACGTTCGTTAACCTGTGAATACATGTTGTCAACTCAATAGTCGAGGCAGTATACCAATGATATATGCACAAGCTAGCAAGCTGCATGTATTTACAGCTAGACAACAATGAGgataatttttttttgcttttctatGCTCTTCTAACAAATTTAATCCCGGATTTCTGTAGTTATCGCAGACAGGGATGGAGCTGCTTGAGAGGCGCTGGGTTCAGCTGACCCCAGTGAAAACAAGCAAAACCTTCACTATTTGACACCAGCTAAGCATTATTTGCAGAAGATGACACCAGTCAAATAGAGTAAATATGTGCATGACCCCAGTGACATTTTTTTCTAGCTTCGTCCCTGATCACAGAAGAATTGAGAAAGAAGTATAACAATGGAAAAGTAACACTTGGTGATACATACATCGTCAGAAATCATTCTGTTGCATACTACCATAAGAATTGCAAGGTAAAACAAACCCGAACCTCAAACATTCTAAAATATGCGTCATGCAGCAATCTACTGTCTTAACAAAGAAGTACCTAGCAAGTCGCTCAGTTTATAGAGTAAAAAACATCAATCCACATACAAGAAAAGGTAAGACACAAAGAGCGCAGAGTAGTAGGGTTGGAGCTCACTTCATGCTCAATGGTGTCCCTCTCTTGCTCCGTAGTGCGATGCATGTCCACATAGTCCTTCCTATGCTTCACTATGAACTTCTCGAGTTCCCTTATACTCTCAAGCTACACAGACAGAACCCAGCGATTAGACGAACACATACCCCACACATTCTGTCAGGACCCTAAGGCTTCGGCTATCGCTTCCGGTTCCAGCCAGCGTTCGAAACAGGATAGCCAAGGAACAGATTCCTACCGTCTTGACTGCAGCATTTGTGAACGGCGATCTGGGCGACGGTTTCCGGATGATGAATGACGACATGAGCGCTGCCAATTGCGACTGCAAAAAGGAATAGGTCAGTCGTTGGACCATACAGGGAGAGACTGCTCTTGAGGCGATAGCTCTGATGATAGGTTGCTGCAGTGCAGGGGGGGAAAGGCAGACGGGGGTGGGAGGTTGCCAAGCTTGGCTGGCATGTGAGCTCACCTCCGTGTAGCCGTGGGAGAGCGCGGCGACGCGGACGGAGTCCTTGTAGTCCTCCGTCCTGTCCCGGACCCTCGACATCGCGAAGGCAATGGCGCCCGCGGGCTCCTCCTATCAGATCCGCGTGCACTGATTCGGGAGCCGGCGAGATGTGCCGATCCTTCGCCCGCGAGCTGGTAGGGCGGGGTGGTCGGGCTTACGGGATCCGCCGTCACGAATCGGCGGCGCTCGAGAACAGCGGCAGGTCGCCGGCGCGTCGGATCGGGCGGCGCGGTGGGAGTTCGGTTGTCTGGAGAGGTAGACGGGCGCAAGGAGAGAGTCGCGAGTTTTTTTTTCTGAGACAAATACAGGAAGAAGTTAAGTGGCCCACCTGTCAGCGGCGCATCGGCCCACTGGGCCACTGGGCCCGGTGGGAAAAAAATAGGTGCTGTGCTATCTCGTTCTCACACTCGCCGATCCGCCACCTCGCTGCCGCTCTCGATTGCTCGCGAGACGGCGGAACCCTagcccggcggcggcgaggcatgGCCAAGGACCACAGCGGCTCGGCCCCAGATGGCGCCGGCaaggaggagggggaggtggcggcgcgcagccgcagccgcagccgcagcaaaTCCCtagaggacgaggaggagcgtcCGAGGGACAGGGGCCACCGTGGCAAGTCGAGGAGGCGTGAGGAGGGGAGTGAGAGCTCCGGCGAGTACTCGGCCGAGaggcggaagcggcggaggaaggagaaggagcggcggcggcggcggcggagcaggaggagCCGCAGCGAGAGCTCGGGCTCGTCGGAATCGGAGTCCGAGTCGTCGTACTCGGGTTCCAGCGCCGAGTCGGAGAGCGAGCCGGACTCGGAGGAGGACaggcggaggagaaggcggcggaggaggaaggagaaggaagaggaggagaggaggcggaggaggaaggacaaggagaagaggaagaggaaggagaaggagagggagagggagaagggtaagaagaagaagaaggagaagaaggattTGGGGAAGAAGACTGCGGTGACCAACTCGTGGGGCAAGTATGGCATCATCCGTGAGGTTGATATGTGGTGAGGATCTTGGCTTCTTTGATTGTTTTTATATCACTGTTCCTTAGTTGGCCTGTTGATTCACATACCTAGATGTAGAAAATTATGAACTTATATATTTGTGCGCTAGAATTGCCTGTTGATTATTGATGCATATGGAAGGAACACTCTACCTGATTATGTAGCAATACGAGTGGTAGACTGGTAGTTACTGATAAATGTTTGACACGGTAGGGGAAGCCGTGTTTGCTGCACTGCTCATCGAACATTTCTGTAGGCTATGCCGCAGCCTGCAGCCGCACCGTCTTTGCCACACCTTTGACCTACGTGAGCCAACGAAGAACACCTCTGTGCAGACTAATCCAAACCAGATTAACTCCTGACTGATTGTCTCCACAGCTGTAACTGACTGATGTGTACAGTGTAATGTCACCAGTTCATCAGTCATCAGAGGTGGTCACCTAGTTTGTTAACTGCCACACGTGCACATTGATATTGCAGGAATCAACAGTTCATCAAAACATAGAGTGCAGACTGTGTTAAACAGAAAGATGTTCACAACAACAATATGTATATCATGCATCTCACTATGCAGAAAATTAACAGTAACCAGTTCTTGTAGCAATATAAAGTCATAGAAATGCAAAGACATATGGGAATGGGGATGCAAAGACACAATAAGGAATGATGGGAATATGGGCTACCTCTACCGCTTGTGGGCTGTGCAGATATGCACACAAGAAGCCACCTAACATAATCAGCCCCAACAAACAACCTGTTGGCTTTCATATTTGGATGGGGCTCGCAGGCACGCCACCACCACTTTCATTCATACTTATTATTCAAATTATTCTGTAGGAGTGGCAATCACAGTTTAAAGGTAACAGTTcattggtggggggggggggaacgatAATGAAAGACGTTTCACCTTGTCAGTTGTTTTAGTAGTGTTAAATCTTAAATGTGAAATTGTGAATTTTAGTATGTAAATGGCCTCCCCTGACTAACGCAAATCGGAAGTGGAGATTAGATCATTCTGGAATCATTTATTTGGCGTGCTAAATGATTTAAGTGATGAATCCCTGTGGTTAAAATTGTGAGTTTAGACTTTAGACTACATACAATCATTTTCTATTCTACTGCATTCTGATGAACTATACCATGTAACGTGTTCTGTAGGAACAAGCGACCAGAGTTCACTGCATGGTTGTTAGAAGtcaagcaggtatattttctttctttcatTCTATTGATATCTTTTTCTTTATGAGATATGGTCAATTTATCTGCATGCAAAAAAAGAGTGAGATCAACAAGATGTCGCGGTGCATCTTACTGTATGCAGATAAAAACTGGCAAATTATATTGATGTTGCCTTCTTTAGGAAATATGGATAATTTATATGCATGCAAAAAAGGGTGAGATCAACAAGTTGTGAGGCGCATCTCATTTCTTCAGATAAAAACTAGCAATCGAATGTACCTTTTTAAAACTGTTTTTCTTAATCTAAGCTGTCTGAGATTTTTTTCTTGTCTATCTAAGTTGATGCCTTGTGACATCCGATGTCTCAGACTTAGGGTTGGGGGAAATCAAGATTAGATCAGAAGGCTAGACCCATTGACTTACAGATAAGAAAATCACAGTCAACTATTTGAGAATTCAGTTAGTACGAGTGGGGTACATACATTTATCTAGATGCTAGGATCACGTTTCTTTTCTCAGtacaaaatataatattttgtatgttGCTATTATTTGAGAATTAATACCTGAGCATATTAATATCTATTCAGCATAAGTTCTGTTTTCATAAAGTTAGTTGATTGTTGGAAGATCTCAATATTTGACTTAATTAGACCGGACctaaaaaacaaaggaaaaaaaacgGTATTTGTTCTGTCCTTTTCTTTCAATATTTCCAGTTCAGTGTTTCCGCCCAACTTTCTGTCCCCTATCAACTTGTATTTTGATTAAGGTCAAATTCGTTCTGGTTCTGCTATCAATAGAGTAGGATTGGTTTACTTCAGTATCAAGCTATCCATGTCATTTGCTCTCAGTCTTCTTTACTTTTTTTTAGTTTATGGTATCAATgtgctaagtttttttttttgtgatgtGCCCACAGGTTAATTTGGAGGCATTGTCTAATTGGGAAGAGAAACAGATGTTTAAGGAGTATGTTACTGTAATACCATGAAATAATTATCAGTCTGGAATTATTTATATTCATGGGTATTTAACATACATTTTTCATGCATCTCAGATTCATGGAAGACCACAATACAGCCACATTTCCATCAAAAAAGTAATACGCATTTCTTTTCCTAGATAGTTATTGTATATATTCATATTTGCTAGTGGAACTTATGCTTTCTCTCCCTTGTTGTCTTATTAGATATTACGACTTAGATGCTTACCATCGCCGAATGATGGAGAAAGAGCAAAAGAATGGTTTAAAGAATGCTAGCGTGGTAGCAGTACGAACAGTATTTAATGATGAGGAACAACGACGGTATGTGGACATATGCATGATATTAGTTATTGTGTACCTGCAATAGCATAGTATGGGACACTATGAAATGTTTTAGTGTAGATTGCTGAAGTCTACTTGTAGACATTTGGTAATTAACATTTTTCCTATGTTCCACTCATTTTGGGTAATATCATTGTTTTTGGAACCCGTTGCTCTGTGACAGTCACTTTAATTTGTGACCCTGCTACGGAAATGTTATTTATTaaccgggtttagggtttaggtggaCATATGGACTGGCTGTTTTCTTACAGTTTTCTTTGAAAATTGTCATGCAGGCTAGAACTGTTAAAAGAACGTGAACGTCGAAAGGAGGAAGAAATCACAGCTCTAAAGTGCTCAATGCAAACTGGAATGGTTAGTCTACATTTTTTTTCAGCTCCTATTCTCATCCGTAATTAATATATTCTCTAATTTTGCATGGAATTTGAGACTGCTTATTGGCAGTGCCTTGTTTTCTCCAATTTTACACTAAATAGTTTGTTTGTCTTGTTTTCTCCAATTCCAGTATCTAACTAAATTTTGTGTTTGCCTTGTTTTCTCCAATATCTACATAAAATAGTCTACTGCTTTATTCCTTTTAAGATGTTGACCAGCATTAAGCAACTTTGGCATCTACTTATCTTTTAGTGCCATAAGCTGCACTCCCTCCAGTGCATATAAGCTCCAATCTGCCTTCAATAATGGCCCACTAAGGCAATATTGGCCGAGTAGGACCCATATGAAACTCTAGCCTGCCCAGCTCAATCAGAACCATCAATGTTCTATAATCTTCACCGTCCATTTACTCTCTTCAGTCACTTTCTCTTACCAGCTCCTTTCCAGGCACGCGCTGACAGTCAAAATGTCCTTGCTGCAACTCCTCTTCCATGGATTCTCTGCCTCTGTCCGTCCCTCCCCGCCTTGGGCCCTTCCTTCTCTGCTCCATTACCTTGACCAGATTCTAGCACAAGCACACTAGATCGCGCTTCCTCTCTCCCCTCTTGCGTAATTCAACGTTCATGCCAAAAACTAAGCTCAAGGCTGCCACTCAGTTCGCCTAGGTGTGCGCTTTTTTTAACCATGAGCTTTGGTCAAACTTGTAAACATCTGACCACCGACACTTCAAAATTATTTTGATCAAATGTGTGAAAATCATATGCTTagatttaccgtgaaaagtacgtACGTAATATAAAAAGTTATAGGTCGTATTATTATATTGGAGACTATCGATTCCCAAAATGACATCCTTTAGGGTGTGATTGGTTGAGGTCATCAAGTAGAATGTAATGAAACGGTTCCAGTCTTTAGGGTGATTCCAGTTGATTAGTAGAATGAAATGTGGTGGTTCCTTAAAATTTGAATATTCCCTCTAAATTCGGACCGAGTGATACCTCTGAATTGTCCGGACCAACTGATTCTCTGTGGAATCATTTTGCACGTGAGGGCATGTTACCTGCTAATCCCACCACATCGTACCCAAACATAACTAGCTCTCACCTTGTCTCTCTCTCCTGTGGCGGTGCCACTCGTGGCTGCTGCGGCGGCATGAGAACAAGAGCAGTTGGTGGCACTGGCTCAAGCAGGCAAGCAGGGTGACGGAGGGTGGCTACCAGGCGGCGGCATGAACATAAGCTTGCAGATTTACCCGGGGACTAGTGCTGTGGGCGAGCTGCTGGGCACGTAAGATGGCGCTGCTCGAAGATGAGCAAAGCAACTGGTGCAGAAGTGTTAATCGCTTCCAAATTGTTGATTGTTAGGTTGGATCACTAATTTTGAGTTCCTCTCTTTTCGGCCCAAAACAGTGGTTGCTAATCTTGTACATAGCTATTTGGATGCTGATTACTAATCGCTACAAACTAATTGCATATACTAATAGTTCATAATAAGCATACTTGCTAATTGAAATATATGATAAGTATACGTTATGAGCACTCTATGTCGATAATTTGTTGAAATTTATACATATGCATATGACGAAGGTAGCCTCAACCTTCCTATGCAAAAGATGATTTTGAACAATATGTGTGTCATTCCATTCCTCCAACCAAACATTGAGATGGGACCATTCCATTCCATGGCTTTTCCTCCAACCAGTCATAgagatggaaccattccattctagTGGAATGGAACCATGACATTCCATTCTACTTGGTTCTTTAACCAAGCGCACTCTTGGAGACTGGAGGGAGTACTTAAGAGAACAGCTATATTGTTAGGCTACTTGCAGATCATGGGAAGTAACCTGCAGTGAGCTTTTTATTGCATCGAAACATCTTTATGACAACACTTCCTATGAACAAGGCGTGACCGTTGTTGCTCACAACTGTTTCTTGATGTAACCAAGTTTGACAGCGCAGGCTTCCCAGTTGGGGTGTTTTCAGTCTTTTAGTTATTTCATGTAAGCCTAGATGTTTTCAGTCTTGCATGAAAGAAACAAAGCTGTGAGTTCTGCCTTGGATCCTGTGCCTGGGGGGCTACTTTGCCAAGTGCTTCAGTTTATGTGCATATGTATGTTGTTGTAAATAAGATGAATGCGGGCTTAGGGTCTTGGAGCTATGAGGCTATGAACTTGACAATTAAAGCCATGTGCTCTTGCCAATTAGGTTACAGGTGCCCCTTACTGTTTTTGGAAGTTTCCTTATAAAATAATTGGGAATCTCGGAGTTCCAGGGGTGCTGCTTTGTATAGCTTATTTAATCCAGGTCTTGTTTGTTAGGTGCATGATATTGAATACCTGTATGATTGTGATTGTACCCGTACTTAATTCGTCTTAAGGTGTTCTTGATAGGCTGTACACTGTCTTCTGATGATAGTACCAGTAATAGATTGTCACGCAAACACCAAGCATAAGTACGTGTTTAGGTAAAAGATCACTTTTTTCTGTCAATTAACCTATTATGCTTGCTTTCCCCATTTTAGGCTCAAGCGATGAAGCAGCAGTCCCTTCTACGCGAGGAAATGATGTTACAGTACAAGTTGGGAAATTTTGAGGTAATGCCCTCATTTATAATCCTGACATTGAACTAGATGGAGAACAGATTTTAATTATGCCGAGCTTGTTCTTTATCAGGCTGCAGCTGCAATCCAGAAAAGGCTGGACCCTGATGCTCCCCCGCAATAGATGACTTGTGGACAGTCCAATCCCCTGGAGTTCATTACTTGAACATCTTCATGAACACTGCAGAATGAGCAAAATACCGCTGTTCGTTTGCACACAAAAAATATATTGCGCCAGCTTGCAAAATGCTTG includes these proteins:
- the LOC124671542 gene encoding vicilin-like seed storage protein At2g18540 produces the protein MCRSFARELVGRGGRAYGIRRHESAALENSGSRSRSRSKSLEDEEERPRDRGHRGKSRRREEGSESSGEYSAERRKRRRKEKERRRRRRSRRSRSESSGSSESESESSYSGSSAESESEPDSEEDRRRRRRRRRKEKEEEERRRRRKDKEKRKRKEKEREREKGKKKKKEKKDLGKKTAVTNSWGKYGIIREVDMWNKRPEFTAWLLEVKQVNLEALSNWEEKQMFKEFMEDHNTATFPSKKYYDLDAYHRRMMEKEQKNGLKNASVVAVRTVFNDEEQRRLELLKERERRKEEEITALKCSMQTGMAQAMKQQSLLREEMMLQYKLGNFEAAAAIQKRLDPDAPPQ